One window of the Crassaminicella thermophila genome contains the following:
- a CDS encoding NAD(P)-binding protein translates to MPKIRLNIDGREIVAYKNQTILEVAKENGIHIPTLCYDERVEIYGSCGLCVVEVEGIPKLLRACATKINDGMVIKTNTERVRGSRKMALELLLSDHVGDCRPPCVQACPANTDCQGYVGLIANGEYKEALELIKEQLPLPASIGRICPHPCEDACRRQLVEEPISIAWLKRFVADIDLKDNNSFMPKIKPSTGKRVAVIGGGPGGLTAAYFLAKEGHKVAIYEAMPELGGMLRYGIPQYRLPKEVLNKEIKLIEDMGVKMITNIRVGEDVELSYIRDHFDAVYISIGAWKSPGLNCPGSDLEGVIGGIDFLTSFAVNKPIRTGNRIAVIGGGNTAMDACRTAIRLGAKEVYALYRRTKVEMPAEEVEVTEAEEEGVTFKFLVSPIEIIGENGKVSKIRLQKMKQGNPDASGRRTPVPIEGEEEIIEVDSVIVAIGQGTDTKGFEDLTLTKKGTIATDENTFLTNLPGVFAGGDAINDGASIAIRAIGDAKKASEVICRYLEGEIIPYKKPFYVERDDLTEDDFIDYKKEYRPHMPHLSPQVRKTNFEEVVGGYSEEDAKKDAKRCLECGCHDFFECKLIEYANEYQVDPKRLSGEVHKREFIDNHPFIHRNPDKCILCGLCVRVCDEIMGIAALGLVDRGFDTIVKPALDKPLKETSCISCGQCISVCPTGALGEKLSIEKSVPVKTKTTHTVCSHCSVGCNISLNTKGNLLVRSLPDKESPVDDGLLCVKGRFGFDIAKDHRLTKPLIRKEGKLVEVSWDEAILYTAKKSQSLTLLYGSNALAVSISDKYTNEEIYLNMKGVKKVLKTENICSFNSLQEGIKDVLGYDASSNTFDELLSTETILLIGSDIMKDHTIVGLKIKHAINHGAKLITINPFQSQADEWAYMQVKPENNINFLKEITKSLIDNGLTPNHDKTSGFEALKESLKDIKVSTAAKEIAQIYGNSKKAMIVFDQNNITPDAAKLIANIAVISGHIGKARSGIIQLKPNNNSQGLVDMGINKDPRKIVQMIKDKKVKGLLIFGEDIPHIDLSNLKFLMVQDTHLTETARKADVVLPAVSFAESRGTYTNSERRIQRLYQAIPPLCGLENWQVITKLTNALSTNFEYNSPDDILNEISVNIPEYFKIDKQKEKSVFWPVNKNPILYTDGFNFPDKKARLQIVKDGPLFRKTVNTNNLTNIFTDMLIKNKIIG, encoded by the coding sequence ATGCCTAAGATTAGATTAAATATAGATGGACGAGAAATCGTTGCTTATAAAAACCAGACAATTTTAGAAGTAGCAAAAGAAAATGGAATTCATATACCTACCCTTTGCTATGATGAAAGAGTTGAAATATATGGTTCCTGTGGACTTTGTGTTGTAGAAGTTGAAGGAATCCCAAAGCTTTTAAGAGCTTGTGCAACAAAAATTAATGATGGTATGGTTATTAAAACAAATACAGAAAGGGTTAGAGGCTCAAGAAAGATGGCATTAGAGCTTCTTCTTTCAGATCATGTTGGAGATTGTCGTCCTCCTTGTGTGCAAGCATGTCCTGCAAATACTGATTGTCAAGGATATGTAGGACTTATTGCCAATGGAGAATATAAAGAAGCTTTAGAATTAATCAAAGAACAACTGCCCCTTCCAGCAAGTATAGGCAGGATCTGTCCTCACCCATGTGAAGATGCCTGCAGAAGACAGCTTGTAGAAGAACCTATATCTATTGCTTGGTTAAAAAGATTTGTAGCAGATATTGATTTAAAAGATAATAATAGTTTTATGCCAAAAATCAAACCTTCTACAGGAAAAAGAGTTGCTGTCATTGGTGGTGGTCCTGGAGGTCTTACTGCTGCATATTTTCTTGCAAAGGAAGGTCATAAAGTTGCTATTTATGAAGCTATGCCTGAATTAGGAGGAATGCTTAGATATGGAATCCCTCAATATCGCCTTCCAAAGGAAGTATTAAATAAAGAAATTAAATTAATTGAAGATATGGGCGTTAAGATGATTACCAATATAAGGGTAGGAGAAGATGTAGAATTAAGCTATATAAGAGATCATTTTGATGCAGTCTATATTTCAATTGGTGCCTGGAAGAGCCCTGGTTTAAATTGTCCTGGCTCAGATTTAGAAGGTGTCATTGGAGGAATTGACTTCTTAACAAGTTTTGCTGTGAATAAACCAATAAGAACTGGGAATCGAATTGCAGTAATCGGCGGTGGGAATACTGCTATGGATGCTTGTAGGACAGCCATACGCCTTGGTGCAAAAGAAGTATATGCTCTATATCGTAGGACAAAAGTAGAAATGCCTGCTGAAGAAGTAGAAGTAACAGAAGCTGAAGAAGAAGGTGTTACTTTTAAATTCCTAGTAAGTCCAATTGAAATTATAGGAGAAAATGGAAAAGTATCTAAAATAAGACTTCAAAAAATGAAACAAGGTAATCCAGATGCTAGTGGTAGAAGAACTCCTGTTCCAATAGAAGGCGAAGAAGAAATTATTGAAGTAGATTCTGTTATTGTTGCAATCGGGCAAGGTACAGATACAAAAGGTTTTGAAGATCTTACACTTACAAAGAAAGGTACAATTGCTACTGATGAAAATACCTTCCTTACAAATCTTCCTGGAGTATTTGCAGGTGGAGATGCTATAAACGATGGTGCAAGTATCGCAATTCGAGCAATAGGAGATGCAAAAAAAGCTTCTGAAGTTATTTGTAGGTATCTTGAAGGAGAAATTATCCCTTATAAAAAACCTTTCTATGTGGAAAGAGATGATTTAACAGAAGATGATTTCATTGATTATAAAAAAGAATATCGCCCTCATATGCCTCACCTTTCTCCTCAAGTTAGAAAAACAAACTTTGAAGAAGTAGTAGGCGGATATAGTGAGGAAGATGCAAAAAAAGATGCAAAAAGGTGTCTTGAATGTGGATGCCACGACTTTTTTGAATGTAAGCTTATAGAATATGCAAACGAATACCAAGTAGATCCAAAGAGACTTTCAGGTGAGGTACACAAACGTGAGTTTATAGATAATCATCCATTTATTCATAGAAATCCTGATAAATGTATTCTTTGTGGTTTGTGCGTAAGGGTTTGTGATGAAATAATGGGTATTGCTGCTTTAGGTCTTGTAGATAGAGGTTTTGATACCATTGTAAAACCAGCCCTTGACAAGCCTCTAAAAGAAACAAGCTGTATCTCTTGTGGCCAATGCATTAGTGTTTGTCCAACAGGTGCTCTAGGAGAAAAATTAAGCATCGAAAAATCTGTTCCTGTAAAAACAAAAACAACTCATACCGTTTGTTCGCACTGTAGTGTAGGCTGTAATATATCCTTAAATACAAAGGGGAATTTACTCGTTCGCTCCCTTCCTGATAAAGAAAGTCCTGTAGATGATGGTCTTCTTTGTGTAAAAGGTAGATTTGGTTTTGATATTGCAAAAGATCATCGTCTTACAAAACCTTTGATTCGAAAGGAAGGAAAACTTGTAGAGGTTTCTTGGGATGAAGCAATTCTATATACTGCTAAAAAATCTCAAAGTTTGACATTACTATATGGCAGTAATGCTTTAGCCGTTTCTATCTCAGATAAATATACCAATGAAGAAATATATTTAAATATGAAAGGTGTAAAAAAAGTATTAAAAACGGAAAATATTTGCTCTTTTAATAGCTTGCAAGAAGGAATAAAAGATGTATTAGGATATGACGCTTCAAGTAATACCTTTGATGAATTGCTTTCAACAGAAACAATCCTTCTTATTGGTTCTGATATTATGAAAGATCATACAATTGTAGGTCTTAAAATTAAGCACGCAATAAATCATGGTGCAAAACTTATTACAATAAATCCATTTCAATCTCAAGCTGACGAATGGGCATATATGCAAGTAAAGCCTGAAAATAATATAAATTTCTTAAAAGAAATAACAAAATCATTAATAGATAATGGACTTACACCAAATCATGATAAAACATCAGGATTTGAAGCATTAAAAGAAAGCTTAAAAGATATAAAAGTAAGTACTGCAGCAAAAGAAATCGCTCAAATTTATGGAAACTCTAAAAAAGCAATGATTGTATTTGATCAAAATAATATTACTCCGGATGCTGCAAAATTAATTGCCAATATAGCTGTAATCTCTGGTCATATTGGTAAAGCACGTAGCGGAATTATTCAACTAAAACCGAATAACAATAGCCAAGGTCTTGTTGATATGGGAATCAATAAAGATCCACGAAAAATTGTTCAAATGATTAAAGACAAAAAAGTAAAAGGATTACTTATATTCGGCGAGGATATTCCACATATAGATTTAAGTAATCTAAAATTTTTAATGGTTCAAGACACTCATTTAACAGAAACAGCAAGAAAAGCAGATGTGGTTTTACCTGCTGTAAGCTTTGCTGAATCAAGAGGAACCTATACAAATTCAGAAAGAAGAATCCAAAGACTTTATCAAGCAATCCCACCCCTTTGCGGGTTAGAAAACTGGCAGGTGATTACAAAACTTACAAATGCCCTAAGTACAAATTTTGAATATAATAGTCCAGATGATATATTAAATGAAATATCTGTCAATATACCTGAATATTTTAAGATTGATAAACAAAAAGAAAAATCTGTATTCTGGCCTGTAAACAAAAATCCAATTCTATACACAGATGGATTTAACTTCCCAGATAAAAAAGCAAGATTACAAATTGTAAAAGATGGTCCTTTATTCAGAAAAACTGTTAATACAAACAACTTGACAAATATTTTTACCGATATGCTTATAAAAAATAAGATAATAGGCTAA
- a CDS encoding IclR family transcriptional regulator — protein sequence MKERDHGINQSLDKALSLLNYFTVENPVRGLSEISRLSSIPKATVYRLFNTFEKNGYLRKVDVSGKQNQYKLGMKFLQLGTIVSETIEIKEIALPYMKRLRDELNEDVQLVMRENNHAIYVEKLICSHPVRLFTKTGRTASLNAGACPRAILSFLEDDEIREILDTETLIKYTENTIVEKKKVWEMIKESREKGYTISFGEMEPQTIGVGAPIFDHTKKVVAAISTAGPEQRFHKARFPEIIQKTKQTAMDISKALGYKKK from the coding sequence ATGAAAGAACGGGATCATGGTATTAATCAAAGCTTAGATAAAGCATTAAGTCTTTTGAACTATTTTACTGTAGAGAATCCTGTGAGGGGGTTAAGCGAAATTTCAAGACTTTCATCTATTCCAAAGGCCACTGTATATAGATTGTTTAATACATTTGAAAAAAATGGATATCTTAGGAAAGTCGATGTAAGTGGAAAGCAAAACCAATATAAACTAGGTATGAAATTTCTTCAATTAGGAACAATTGTATCAGAAACAATAGAAATAAAAGAAATTGCCCTGCCTTATATGAAAAGGTTAAGAGATGAATTAAATGAGGATGTACAATTGGTTATGAGAGAAAACAATCATGCAATTTATGTTGAAAAATTAATATGCTCACATCCTGTAAGGTTGTTTACAAAAACAGGTAGGACAGCATCTTTAAATGCAGGAGCTTGTCCAAGAGCGATATTATCCTTTCTTGAAGATGATGAAATCAGAGAAATACTTGATACTGAAACACTGATAAAATATACAGAAAATACTATAGTAGAAAAGAAAAAAGTGTGGGAAATGATTAAAGAAAGTAGAGAAAAAGGATATACCATAAGCTTTGGAGAAATGGAGCCCCAAACAATAGGGGTAGGAGCACCTATATTTGATCATACAAAAAAAGTTGTTGCGGCTATTAGTACAGCAGGTCCAGAACAGCGATTTCATAAAGCAAGATTTCCTGAGATTATACAAAAAACGAAACAAACAGCTATGGATATTTCAAAGGCATTAGGCTATAAAAAAAAATGA
- a CDS encoding LamB/YcsF family protein, with product MYKVDLNSDLGESFGSYKVGLDEEVIKYVTSANIACGWHAGDPLVMEKTVKMAKEQDVGIGAHPGFFDLMGFGRRNMAATPEEVKAYIKYQLGALMAFAKSKGEKVQHVKPHGAMYNMAAKDKALAKAIAEAVYEVDENIILMGLANSEMIKAGKEIGLKVANEVFADRAYNPDGTLVSRKLEGAVIHDAELAISRVVRMVKTGKVTAINGEDIEIRADSICVHGDNPEAVAFVKRIRSKLEEEGVKVTAISNFIK from the coding sequence ATGTATAAAGTCGACTTGAACAGTGACTTAGGAGAAAGTTTTGGAAGTTATAAAGTGGGACTTGATGAGGAGGTAATAAAGTATGTAACTTCAGCAAATATTGCTTGCGGATGGCATGCAGGAGATCCTTTAGTAATGGAAAAAACTGTTAAAATGGCAAAAGAGCAAGATGTTGGCATTGGTGCCCATCCTGGTTTTTTTGATTTGATGGGTTTTGGAAGAAGAAATATGGCTGCTACACCAGAAGAAGTAAAAGCTTACATAAAGTATCAGTTAGGGGCGCTTATGGCATTTGCAAAATCAAAAGGGGAGAAAGTTCAGCATGTAAAGCCTCATGGTGCTATGTATAATATGGCTGCAAAGGATAAGGCGTTAGCTAAGGCAATTGCTGAAGCAGTATATGAAGTGGATGAAAATATTATACTGATGGGACTTGCGAATAGTGAAATGATAAAAGCAGGGAAAGAGATAGGTTTAAAAGTAGCAAATGAGGTGTTTGCAGATCGAGCATATAATCCAGATGGTACATTGGTATCAAGAAAATTAGAAGGTGCAGTAATTCATGATGCTGAATTAGCCATATCAAGAGTTGTAAGAATGGTAAAGACAGGTAAGGTTACTGCTATAAATGGAGAAGATATTGAGATAAGAGCAGATTCAATTTGTGTGCATGGAGACAATCCTGAGGCTGTTGCATTTGTTAAAAGAATACGTTCAAAGCTTGAAGAGGAAGGGGTTAAAGTAACAGCTATTTCTAATTTTATTAAATAG
- a CDS encoding NUDIX hydrolase: MKIFDRCCAIAVIQNKKILLGERTDGQGWSMAGGKLEEGEDYETAAKRELNEEFDIFATTLNCLGAVTSEVYIKGKKSIVRPTVFLCKDYTGIPKPYLPEMKELRWIGLNELSSVELFKPTKEIIDLYGDVLFK; encoded by the coding sequence ATGAAAATATTTGATAGATGCTGCGCTATTGCAGTTATACAAAATAAAAAAATATTATTAGGGGAAAGAACAGATGGACAAGGATGGAGTATGGCTGGGGGAAAGTTAGAGGAAGGAGAGGATTATGAAACAGCTGCTAAAAGAGAATTGAATGAAGAATTTGATATTTTTGCAACAACGCTAAATTGTTTAGGGGCTGTTACATCAGAAGTATATATAAAAGGAAAGAAAAGTATTGTTCGTCCTACTGTATTTTTATGTAAAGATTATACAGGAATACCAAAACCTTATTTACCTGAAATGAAGGAATTAAGATGGATAGGGTTAAACGAATTATCTTCTGTGGAATTATTTAAACCAACAAAGGAAATTATTGATTTATATGGGGATGTTTTGTTTAAATAA
- the pxpB gene encoding 5-oxoprolinase subunit PxpB codes for MYTETKYLISGDQAIVIEFGNKISEEINSKVRAMMIAINKKNIEGVVEMIPTYRSLMVHYNPLKVDFNSLCEELKSIEKQLDDIEIPLPEVIEIPTLYGGDYGADIENVAKHNGLTVDEVVKIHTSKEYLIYMLGFTPGFPYLGGMDDRISTPRLKTPRTKISAGSVGIAGSQTGIYPIDSPGGWQLIGKTPLKLYDAYRENPILLQAGNYIKFVPIDEKTYIKIEEEIKNNTYIYRIYPKERRDR; via the coding sequence GTGTATACAGAAACAAAGTACTTAATATCAGGGGATCAGGCGATTGTGATAGAGTTTGGAAATAAAATTTCTGAAGAAATAAATAGTAAAGTAAGGGCTATGATGATTGCAATTAATAAAAAAAATATAGAAGGTGTTGTAGAAATGATACCTACCTATAGATCTTTGATGGTACATTATAATCCTTTAAAAGTAGATTTTAATTCCTTATGTGAGGAATTAAAATCTATAGAGAAACAATTAGACGATATAGAAATTCCTCTGCCAGAAGTGATAGAAATACCAACTCTTTATGGCGGGGATTATGGAGCTGATATAGAAAATGTAGCAAAGCATAATGGATTAACAGTAGATGAAGTAGTAAAGATTCATACATCGAAAGAGTATTTGATTTATATGCTAGGATTTACACCAGGTTTTCCGTATTTAGGAGGTATGGATGATAGAATTTCTACACCAAGGCTTAAGACACCAAGAACAAAAATTAGTGCTGGATCAGTAGGCATTGCAGGAAGTCAAACAGGGATCTATCCAATAGATAGCCCAGGAGGATGGCAATTAATCGGAAAAACACCACTAAAGTTATATGATGCATATAGAGAAAACCCCATTTTATTGCAAGCAGGAAATTATATTAAGTTTGTTCCAATTGATGAAAAAACTTATATAAAGATTGAAGAAGAAATAAAAAATAACACCTATATATATAGGATATATCCAAAGGAAAGGAGGGATAGATAA
- the nuoE gene encoding NADH-quinone oxidoreductase subunit NuoE encodes MVNISDPNIDLKKLNPILEKYKNISGSLITILQKAQEIYGYLPMEVLDYIAENIGIKPAKVHGVATFYTQFRLKPIGKYLIMLCQGTACHVNGSKAVEEAICDELGICEGETTEDGLFTLNNVACLGCCSLSPVMMINEETYAKLTPEKVRKILREIKKNGSGKEVSA; translated from the coding sequence ATGGTCAATATTAGCGACCCTAATATTGACCTAAAAAAATTAAACCCTATACTTGAAAAATACAAAAATATATCTGGAAGCTTAATTACCATTCTTCAAAAAGCACAAGAAATATATGGTTATCTGCCTATGGAAGTGCTAGATTATATTGCAGAGAATATTGGCATAAAGCCTGCAAAAGTTCATGGAGTAGCGACCTTTTATACTCAGTTTAGATTAAAGCCTATTGGCAAGTATTTAATTATGCTCTGCCAAGGAACAGCTTGCCATGTAAATGGTTCTAAGGCTGTTGAAGAAGCCATTTGTGATGAACTAGGAATTTGTGAAGGAGAAACTACAGAAGATGGATTATTTACACTTAATAATGTTGCTTGCCTTGGTTGCTGTAGCTTATCTCCTGTTATGATGATTAATGAAGAAACTTATGCAAAGCTTACCCCTGAAAAAGTAAGAAAAATACTAAGAGAAATTAAGAAAAATGGAAGTGGCAAGGAGGTCTCAGCATGA
- a CDS encoding NRAMP family divalent metal transporter yields the protein MDSTKVKENVKKEIQSQKKNLGALLGAAFIMATSAIGPGFLTQTATFTAEFAASFAFVILVSIILDIGAQVNVWRIIGVSGMRGQDIANKVVPGLGYMVAILVALGGLAFNIGNIGGAALGLNVILGINVKVAAIICGIIGSIIFLSKDAGLVVDKFTKILGGLMIIIVAYVAIITKPPIGEAVYRSVIPENFTSLIFPTITLLGGTVGGYITFAGGHRLIDAGITGKENLREITKGSIMGIVIASIMRICLFLAVLGVVAKGFQLDPSNPAASAFQHGAGMIGYKFFGIVLLSAGITSVVGAAYTSVSFLKTLHPSIKNNEKYWIVGFIIASTVIMAALGKPAKLLILAGSLNGLILPITIGVILLASRRKDIVGDYKHPTWLLVFGLLIVIIAGYAGMNALKNMQMLVH from the coding sequence ATGGATTCAACAAAAGTAAAAGAAAATGTAAAAAAGGAGATTCAATCTCAGAAAAAGAATTTAGGGGCTCTTTTAGGGGCAGCATTTATTATGGCAACATCAGCTATTGGACCAGGCTTTTTAACACAGACAGCAACATTTACTGCTGAATTTGCAGCAAGCTTTGCATTTGTTATACTTGTATCTATTATCCTTGATATTGGAGCACAAGTGAATGTTTGGAGGATTATTGGTGTATCAGGAATGAGGGGACAGGATATTGCAAATAAAGTTGTGCCAGGACTTGGATATATGGTTGCAATACTTGTTGCATTAGGAGGATTGGCTTTTAATATCGGAAACATTGGTGGAGCCGCATTAGGCTTAAATGTTATTTTGGGGATTAATGTAAAGGTTGCAGCTATTATTTGTGGAATTATAGGTAGTATTATTTTTTTATCAAAGGATGCAGGGCTAGTAGTAGACAAATTTACAAAAATTCTTGGAGGATTAATGATTATTATTGTTGCATATGTTGCAATTATAACAAAACCACCTATTGGAGAAGCAGTTTATAGGAGCGTAATTCCTGAAAATTTTACATCGTTAATTTTTCCAACTATTACTCTTTTAGGAGGAACAGTAGGGGGCTATATTACTTTTGCAGGTGGACATAGATTAATTGATGCAGGTATTACAGGGAAAGAGAATCTTAGAGAAATTACAAAGGGTTCTATAATGGGAATTGTTATCGCATCTATTATGCGTATATGCTTATTCTTAGCTGTATTAGGTGTAGTGGCAAAGGGATTCCAATTAGATCCATCTAACCCAGCAGCTTCTGCTTTTCAACATGGTGCGGGCATGATTGGCTATAAGTTCTTTGGTATTGTATTATTATCAGCAGGTATTACTTCTGTTGTTGGAGCTGCATATACATCTGTATCATTCTTAAAAACCTTACACCCATCTATAAAAAATAATGAAAAATATTGGATTGTAGGTTTTATTATAGCATCTACAGTGATTATGGCTGCATTAGGAAAACCAGCAAAGTTACTTATTTTAGCAGGATCATTAAATGGATTGATCTTACCAATTACTATTGGTGTTATTTTATTAGCTTCTAGAAGAAAAGATATTGTAGGAGATTATAAGCATCCTACTTGGTTATTGGTATTTGGATTATTGATTGTCATAATAGCTGGATATGCAGGAATGAATGCATTAAAAAATATGCAAATGTTAGTACACTAA